One genomic window of Peteryoungia desertarenae includes the following:
- a CDS encoding glycosyltransferase translates to MTSNRISIIAPTYNEVANIVPFAERVKASLADFDWELLFVDDNSADGTARKAFEYGITEPRVRPIIRFVDRGLAKSSIQGMLSAKGDLLCVMDADGQHDPAVLIEMVERMERDGLDIVSAARRLEDDHALEGLSPIRRKLSQIGNALSSFVIGRKLADPLTGFFLIRRDRFLKLAPDLGDPGFKLLLDILYTDKTLRHGEVFFDFGTRLHGSSKLDSYVLWKFATFLMSKMTRGIVPAKLISFVFVGGSGVFVHFAVLYSVLAVSASFAVSQTIATLIATTSNFLLNNLLTFQDRRLHGVRLLSGYFKFLAVSAVGIVANVSAATLAYENLIHVVFIATLAGIAIDTVWKFVIANRFIWK, encoded by the coding sequence GTGACCTCTAACCGCATCTCTATCATTGCACCGACCTATAACGAGGTCGCCAACATTGTGCCTTTCGCCGAACGGGTAAAGGCGTCGCTCGCCGACTTTGACTGGGAATTGCTGTTTGTCGATGACAATTCCGCCGACGGCACGGCGCGCAAAGCGTTCGAATATGGGATCACCGAACCGCGAGTACGGCCCATCATTCGTTTCGTTGATAGAGGCCTCGCCAAGTCGAGCATCCAGGGCATGCTCTCGGCAAAGGGAGACCTGCTTTGCGTCATGGACGCAGATGGACAGCACGATCCGGCAGTGCTGATCGAAATGGTCGAACGCATGGAACGCGATGGTCTCGACATCGTCAGTGCCGCACGCCGCCTCGAAGATGACCACGCTCTGGAAGGACTATCGCCGATTCGCCGAAAACTCTCGCAGATCGGCAATGCACTGAGCAGCTTCGTTATCGGACGGAAACTCGCAGACCCCCTGACGGGCTTCTTCCTGATCCGCCGGGACCGCTTCCTTAAGCTTGCGCCTGATCTCGGAGATCCCGGCTTCAAGCTGCTGCTCGACATCCTCTACACGGACAAGACACTGCGTCACGGAGAAGTTTTCTTCGATTTCGGAACCCGCCTCCACGGCAGTTCCAAGCTGGACAGCTATGTACTGTGGAAGTTCGCGACCTTCCTGATGAGCAAGATGACGAGAGGCATCGTGCCAGCGAAACTCATTTCCTTCGTTTTTGTTGGTGGATCCGGGGTTTTCGTGCATTTCGCCGTTCTCTACTCGGTGCTGGCGGTCTCGGCTTCCTTCGCCGTTTCCCAGACGATTGCGACCCTGATTGCGACGACGAGCAATTTCCTGCTTAACAACCTGCTGACATTCCAGGACAGGCGACTGCACGGGGTACGGCTATTGTCGGGTTACTTTAAATTTCTTGCAGTCTCGGCTGTTGGCATCGTTGCCAATGTATCCGCCGCCACCCTTGCCTACGAAAACCTGATCCATGTCGTCTTCATCGCAACGCTGGCCGGTATCGCCATCGACACCGTCTGGAAATTTGTCATCGCCAACAGGTTCATCTGGAAGTGA
- a CDS encoding ArnT family glycosyltransferase, with translation MKAGHSPMPSRTVMNAVWLFLLGAICLQILVQLVHVSMFFDGGIYATLARNLAEGRGSMWAPYLSDTLFPTFAEHPPLMFWLQAIGFQLFGDSIAVEKGFSFLTFILCALLLFQIWKRLNKDDVLVQAGFPFALMLALIAGRVNWGFANGLLDNLLAVFTLTAVLLLVVAYDRPAPIASVRRLALVSAAGLAICMSLMTKGPVGLFPLAVPAIDWLVFRRQSFLAMVIDSLVIALVIGLFLGLLYAFDPSREALGRYVSAQLVSSLSGARGHYGGGLYVFRKILGVNGYSLAILAAAAFAAWRWKLGKNAPEKTRTRLKRAAFLILVGMSASLPIGLSPRVANFYFNTSLLLYSAGFAILVAPVFMDGLSRLREHQSKFLGFGSLLFFVASILLVVANIGRPGADARTIEQAALIEEFVCSDETNCRPLISACQNAWQDWALHTYMQRFYKISIAKQADVDADFVIADETCSSLPGHKDTGIDISPYLLLERG, from the coding sequence ATGAAAGCCGGTCATAGCCCAATGCCTTCGCGGACGGTCATGAATGCCGTCTGGTTGTTTTTGCTGGGCGCCATCTGCCTCCAGATCCTCGTCCAGCTCGTTCATGTGTCCATGTTCTTCGATGGCGGCATCTACGCGACCCTCGCTCGCAACCTGGCAGAGGGGCGCGGTTCTATGTGGGCTCCGTACCTTTCAGACACTTTGTTTCCGACCTTCGCCGAACATCCTCCGCTGATGTTCTGGCTGCAGGCGATCGGATTTCAGCTGTTCGGCGACAGCATCGCAGTGGAAAAGGGCTTCTCATTTCTGACCTTCATCCTCTGCGCTCTGTTGCTGTTTCAGATCTGGAAGCGGCTGAACAAGGACGACGTCCTCGTGCAGGCAGGATTCCCATTCGCCCTGATGCTTGCCCTCATCGCTGGCCGGGTGAATTGGGGTTTTGCCAACGGCCTGTTGGACAACCTGCTCGCCGTCTTCACTTTGACAGCCGTGCTTCTGCTGGTTGTCGCCTATGATCGGCCGGCACCGATTGCCTCTGTGCGGCGTCTCGCTCTGGTTTCAGCTGCTGGTCTCGCGATCTGCATGTCGCTCATGACCAAGGGACCAGTCGGCCTGTTTCCGCTGGCAGTCCCTGCAATCGACTGGTTGGTGTTTCGGCGGCAGTCCTTTCTGGCGATGGTAATCGACAGTCTTGTCATCGCTCTAGTGATTGGACTGTTTCTCGGCCTGCTTTACGCATTCGATCCATCACGCGAAGCCCTTGGCCGATACGTTTCCGCGCAACTCGTATCGAGCCTGAGTGGCGCTCGTGGGCATTATGGCGGGGGCCTTTACGTCTTCCGCAAGATCCTTGGTGTCAATGGATACTCGCTGGCAATCCTGGCGGCTGCAGCTTTCGCGGCTTGGCGCTGGAAGCTTGGCAAAAATGCCCCCGAGAAGACCAGGACGCGTCTGAAGCGTGCTGCATTCTTGATCCTGGTGGGAATGTCGGCCTCGCTGCCCATCGGGCTCAGCCCGCGTGTCGCAAACTTCTATTTCAACACGTCGCTTCTTCTTTACTCGGCAGGTTTTGCAATCCTGGTTGCGCCGGTCTTTATGGACGGACTTTCTCGCCTGAGAGAACACCAGAGTAAGTTTCTCGGGTTTGGCTCGCTGCTGTTCTTTGTCGCTTCAATTTTGCTTGTGGTCGCGAATATCGGTCGCCCAGGCGCAGACGCGCGAACGATCGAGCAGGCCGCACTGATCGAGGAGTTCGTGTGCTCTGATGAAACCAACTGCAGGCCTTTGATAAGCGCATGCCAGAATGCCTGGCAGGACTGGGCGCTGCACACCTACATGCAACGCTTCTATAAGATCAGCATTGCCAAGCAAGCTGACGTCGACGCCGACTTTGTGATTGCCGATGAAACTTGCAGCAGTCTTCCCGGGCACAAAGACACCGGCATTGACATCTCCCCTTACCTCCTGCTCGAAAGAGGATGA
- the galE gene encoding UDP-glucose 4-epimerase GalE — MSVILVVGGAGYIGSHTCLALAERGYLPVVYDNFTSGHPEFVKWGPAEQGDIRDRARLAEVLRNYQPKAVLHFAGLIEVGQSFREPEHFYDVNVSGTLSLLQALSEANIKNFVFSSTCATYGDPEYLPLDEKHNQKPVNPYGRTKYIVEQALSDLSSCGRMRSVVLRYFNAAGADSESRVGERHMPETHAIPLAIETALGRREFFSVFGDDYDTRDGTCVRDYVHVNDLADAHVRAVEYLLNGGDTIAVNLGTGNGTTVKELISAIEKISGRSMNIKHAKRRPGDPPSLVASNRLAYEVLGWEPKLDIDDIIRSAWKWHSSFNGHLR, encoded by the coding sequence ATGAGCGTCATCCTCGTCGTTGGTGGTGCCGGCTACATCGGCTCCCACACCTGCCTGGCACTTGCTGAGCGTGGCTATTTGCCAGTCGTCTATGACAATTTCACGTCAGGCCATCCGGAATTCGTCAAATGGGGTCCTGCCGAACAGGGCGACATTAGGGATAGGGCGCGACTTGCAGAAGTGCTCAGAAACTACCAGCCAAAGGCAGTCCTGCATTTTGCAGGATTGATCGAGGTCGGCCAGTCCTTTCGGGAGCCAGAGCACTTCTATGATGTCAACGTATCGGGCACACTCAGTTTGCTCCAGGCGCTTAGCGAAGCCAATATCAAGAATTTCGTGTTCTCATCAACCTGCGCAACTTATGGCGACCCGGAGTATCTGCCGCTCGACGAAAAACACAACCAGAAGCCCGTCAACCCCTATGGTCGCACCAAGTATATCGTTGAGCAGGCGCTAAGCGACCTGAGCTCCTGCGGTCGCATGCGCTCGGTGGTGCTGCGGTATTTTAACGCCGCTGGCGCCGATTCCGAAAGTCGTGTTGGTGAGAGGCATATGCCGGAAACACATGCCATACCACTCGCAATCGAGACGGCGCTTGGCCGGCGCGAATTCTTTTCAGTTTTCGGTGACGACTACGATACCCGCGATGGAACCTGCGTTAGAGACTATGTCCATGTCAACGATCTGGCAGATGCTCATGTCCGAGCTGTTGAATACCTGCTTAATGGCGGCGACACCATCGCGGTGAACCTTGGCACAGGGAATGGAACAACAGTCAAAGAATTGATATCAGCGATCGAGAAGATATCGGGTCGTTCAATGAACATTAAGCACGCAAAACGCCGACCTGGCGATCCTCCGAGCCTTGTTGCTAGCAACAGGCTGGCGTATGAGGTGTTAGGCTGGGAACCGAAGCTTGATATAGATGACATCATCCGCTCGGCCTGGAAGTGGCATTCTTCTTTCAACGGGCACTTGCGCTAA